From Candidatus Nomurabacteria bacterium, one genomic window encodes:
- a CDS encoding nucleoside monophosphate kinase, translating into MEHNTKYLSVVLMGKIASGKGTQASEIAHEFGGVVYSNGNKLREVIQHPTPFGRKMKDMYEEGYLMPEWVASYWMTHALVSQYENERVIFEAVARKPNEAELFHEIHEWVERPYIVFNLDVPDDVVRERSLSRARDVVDSAEKIEKRLDEYRTYTTKSIEFFREQGTLIDIDGTLSPEEVKQHIFNHLQQ; encoded by the coding sequence ATGGAACATAATACGAAGTATCTGAGTGTGGTCTTGATGGGAAAGATCGCGTCGGGTAAGGGGACACAGGCCTCTGAAATTGCGCACGAATTTGGTGGTGTCGTGTACTCAAACGGGAACAAGTTGCGCGAGGTCATCCAACACCCAACACCGTTTGGCCGCAAGATGAAAGATATGTACGAGGAAGGCTATCTTATGCCAGAGTGGGTAGCTTCGTATTGGATGACACATGCGCTCGTATCTCAGTATGAGAACGAACGGGTGATCTTTGAAGCAGTGGCGCGCAAGCCAAACGAAGCAGAGCTCTTCCATGAGATCCATGAGTGGGTAGAGCGACCATATATTGTATTCAACCTAGATGTGCCTGATGATGTTGTGCGAGAACGAAGCTTGAGTCGTGCGCGTGACGTGGTGGATTCCGCCGAAAAGATCGAGAAGCGACTTGATGAATACCGCACGTACACCACGAAGTCGATCGAGTTCTTCCGTGAACAAGGCACCTTGATCGACATTGATGGAACACTATCTCCGGAAGAAGTGAAGCAACACATTTTTAATCATTTGCAGCAGTAG
- a CDS encoding nucleoside monophosphate kinase, with translation MQPTTVIFIGPQGSGKGTQIELLYKVMTEKDPARRVVDIQTGRRFRALAAKHETFAERKINATLDSGVLQPDFLTHVLWGQAMLDQLDAKSHLLIDGFPRTVPQAEVLDDALAFFERDMLHVINLDTPEEVVRKRMYERARADDTDESIEERLRWYREETLPVLDYYRVRPDTEVHDLEGTDTIEGVHAQILTALKLT, from the coding sequence ATGCAACCAACAACCGTTATTTTTATTGGTCCACAGGGAAGTGGAAAGGGGACTCAGATCGAGCTTTTGTATAAAGTGATGACCGAGAAAGACCCGGCTCGTCGAGTGGTAGATATCCAAACCGGTCGCCGGTTTCGTGCACTAGCTGCAAAGCATGAGACCTTTGCTGAACGAAAGATCAATGCGACGCTCGACTCTGGAGTGCTTCAGCCAGACTTTTTAACGCACGTACTTTGGGGACAGGCGATGCTCGATCAGTTGGACGCAAAGAGTCACTTGCTTATTGATGGTTTTCCACGCACGGTGCCACAAGCAGAAGTGCTTGATGACGCGCTTGCGTTTTTTGAGCGTGATATGCTTCATGTGATCAATCTCGACACGCCGGAAGAAGTCGTACGGAAGCGCATGTACGAACGGGCGCGAGCAGATGACACTGATGAATCGATCGAAGAGCGCCTGCGGTGGTATCGTGAAGAGACGTTGCCGGTGCTTGACTACTACCGGGTGCGGCCAGACACTGAAGTGCATGATCTCGAAGGGACTGACACAATTGAAGGTGTGCACGCACAGATCTTGACTGCGCTCAAGTTAACCTAA
- the map gene encoding type I methionyl aminopeptidase, whose translation MITKKTPEEIETLKEAGSILAKILKGVAAEIKPGVTTLSLDDRAMDLAEEYGVEPVLLGYHPGFADRPYPAAICVSVNNCVQHGIPSEDFVLEEGDVVNIDMSIAHKDMIVDSGLTVGVGEISDEARKLLAVTEEARAIGIKEAKPGNHIGDISAAIQKHVESRGFSVVQVLCGHGVGYAVHEDPTIPNYGKAGTGPLIEVGHVYAIEPIVNIGKPDVVFDDEGDGYSVYTTDGSWSAHFEHTVAITEDGPLILTKE comes from the coding sequence ATGATTACCAAGAAAACTCCAGAAGAGATCGAGACCCTTAAGGAAGCGGGATCTATTCTTGCTAAGATCCTCAAGGGTGTGGCTGCCGAGATCAAACCAGGTGTAACTACCTTGTCGCTAGATGATCGTGCGATGGATTTGGCTGAAGAGTACGGGGTTGAGCCGGTACTCCTCGGCTATCATCCCGGATTTGCGGATCGTCCGTATCCAGCAGCGATTTGTGTGTCGGTGAACAACTGTGTCCAGCATGGTATTCCGTCTGAAGATTTCGTGCTCGAAGAGGGCGATGTGGTGAACATCGACATGTCGATCGCACATAAGGACATGATCGTTGACTCAGGACTCACTGTCGGAGTGGGGGAGATCAGTGATGAGGCGCGCAAACTACTAGCTGTCACTGAGGAGGCGCGAGCGATCGGTATCAAGGAAGCAAAGCCGGGTAATCACATTGGTGATATCAGTGCCGCGATCCAGAAGCATGTGGAGTCGCGTGGTTTCTCGGTCGTGCAGGTGCTCTGTGGTCATGGGGTTGGGTATGCCGTGCATGAAGATCCGACGATCCCAAACTACGGCAAGGCTGGAACTGGTCCGCTTATCGAAGTGGGGCATGTGTATGCGATCGAACCAATTGTAAATATCGGCAAGCCCGATGTGGTATTTGATGATGAAGGTGATGGCTACAGTGTATATACGACTGACGGTAGCTGGAGCGCACACTTTGAACATACGGTAGCGATCACTGAGGATGGTCCGCTCATTTTGACTAAGGAATAG
- a CDS encoding class I SAM-dependent methyltransferase, with the protein MKNYQSYSGRGMDIAENRADDLDRRSLAYLAEKDDPYVFELGSGSGGQAVRMVAAGACVVALDVHDFTSDYQAKRSIKNIDAARLRFISADMRHAPQLFKGISFDAIIMQRVIHYLSYQEALQLLSELRALTSGSLFISVTGLDSMVGDSYPLRDEPLESRFGKVTDLGQDMFGITEPICLYTEVEFTSLLMEAGWQVEDCWTSAFGNHKAVCR; encoded by the coding sequence ATGAAAAACTACCAAAGCTACTCTGGTCGCGGCATGGATATTGCCGAAAATCGCGCCGACGATCTCGATCGTCGATCCTTGGCGTATTTGGCAGAAAAGGACGATCCGTATGTGTTTGAGCTTGGTAGTGGATCCGGTGGACAGGCAGTGCGCATGGTAGCAGCAGGCGCGTGCGTCGTGGCGCTTGATGTGCACGACTTCACGAGTGACTATCAGGCAAAGCGATCTATAAAAAACATCGACGCAGCAAGACTCCGGTTTATCTCGGCTGACATGCGTCATGCGCCACAGCTGTTCAAGGGCATATCATTTGACGCTATCATTATGCAGCGCGTCATTCACTATCTTTCTTATCAAGAGGCACTGCAGTTACTCAGCGAACTCCGCGCGCTGACGTCTGGGTCATTATTCATCTCTGTCACCGGTCTTGATTCGATGGTTGGAGATTCATACCCGCTTCGAGATGAGCCGCTAGAGAGTCGATTCGGGAAAGTGACAGACCTCGGACAAGATATGTTTGGTATTACCGAACCAATTTGTCTCTATACCGAAGTAGAATTTACGTCACTTCTTATGGAAGCTGGCTGGCAGGTTGAAGACTGCTGGACATCGGCGTTTGGGAATCATAAGGCAGTTTGTCGTTAA
- a CDS encoding nucleoside-diphosphate kinase (catalyzes the formation of nucleoside triphosphate from ATP and nucleoside diphosphate), whose amino-acid sequence MSKKPQQERSLVLLKTDAVQRSLVGEIIKRFEQTGLKISAMKMLNATEAQLLEHYNKDDAWYEKKGKGIVEDLKAQGREVEKEPIEYGKDIIRTIVHYMQASPVVAMVLEGNMATAVVTKIVGTTEPTTSDVGTIRGDYTLDSFAHATYENRAVRNLVHQSESPEEAEREIKIWFKPEEIMEYTTAQERILYDVNLDGKAE is encoded by the coding sequence ATGTCAAAGAAACCACAGCAGGAGCGATCACTGGTCCTCCTTAAGACCGACGCAGTGCAGCGTAGTTTGGTCGGTGAGATCATCAAGCGCTTCGAGCAGACCGGTCTCAAGATCAGCGCAATGAAGATGCTTAATGCAACCGAAGCACAGCTCCTTGAGCACTACAACAAGGACGATGCATGGTATGAGAAGAAGGGTAAGGGTATTGTAGAAGACCTCAAGGCGCAGGGTCGTGAAGTTGAAAAGGAGCCGATCGAGTACGGCAAGGACATCATTCGTACGATTGTGCACTACATGCAGGCAAGTCCAGTGGTAGCAATGGTACTTGAAGGAAACATGGCAACTGCGGTGGTGACTAAGATCGTTGGTACAACCGAACCAACCACTTCAGATGTTGGTACGATCCGTGGTGACTACACCCTCGATTCATTTGCACACGCGACCTACGAAAACCGTGCCGTACGAAATCTCGTACACCAGTCAGAATCTCCAGAAGAAGCAGAGCGCGAGATCAAGATCTGGTTCAAGCCGGAAGAGATCATGGAGTACACCACTGCGCAGGAACGCATCCTCTACGATGTGAACCTTGATGGGAAGGCGGAGTAG